Part of the Caulifigura coniformis genome, CGGTCGAGGTTTCCGGTCGGCTCATCCGCGAGCAGCAGTTTCGGATTGTTGATGAGCGCCCGGCAGACCGCTGCGCGCTGTCGCTCGCCGCCGGAAAGCCGGGCCGGGGCGTGGTGCATGCGCTCCCGCAGTCCGACGCGTTCCAGCAGTTCCTCGGCCCGCTTCGTCGCGGACGCTGCGTCGCGGGCGGTCGCCAGGGTCGGAATCAGGACATTCTCCAGCACCGTGCACTGGGGGAGCAGGTGGTGGTCCTGAAAGATGAACCCGACCCGTTCACTGCGGTATTTCGCCTGCGCCGGGGGGGAGAGCGAAAAGGGATCGGTGGTCCCGAGCCGCACATGGCCGGAGGTTGCCGGCTCAAGCAGACCGAGGATGTAGAGCAGGGTGCTTTTCCCTGCGCCGGAGGGGCCGGTGATGACGACGGCCTCGCCCGGAGCCATGGAGAGGTCGATTCCTGCCAGGATCGAGAGGGGGCCCGACTCTCCCTGGTACGTCTTCGTCAGCTGGCTGACCTCCAGCCGCTCCAGCAGGCCGGATGAGGTGGCGGGCGAAGTGTCGGGCACGAGCAATCCACAATCGCGGGAAGGAAATCGAGGGAAATCCACAGTCACGATTGCGATTCCCCATCGGGATGACAAGCGGCCGCGTCGTCGGGAGTGGGCCTTTGTTGGTCCATCGTCGCCGGCGGAGCGGACTTTCAGGAGGCGGGTCGCTTCTGGACGGCGCCAGGTTCCTTGACTATCACTCCCCGCATGCCGGGGACCGATCCGAGACGCGCCTCTTATTCCTCTGTGGGCGTGCTCATCGCGGCCATGTTCGTTCTGCAGGGCGGCGCTGCGTTCGCCAAGAACCTGTTCCCGCTGGTCGGCCCGGAAGGGGGAACCACACTGCGGCTTGCCTGGGCCTCGCTGTTGTTGTGTCTCGCCTGGCGACCCTGGAGGCAGCGTTTCACCACGAGCGAGTGGCAGTGGCTGTTTCTGTACGGGCTCTCCCTGGGGGGCATGAACCTGCTGATCTACAAGGCGCTCGACCGCATCCCCCTCGGGGTGGCGGTTGCGGTGGAGTTCACGGGGCCGCTTGCCGTCGCGGTGCTGGGCTCGCGCCGGCTGCTGGACCTGGTGTGGGTCGCCCTCGCGGCGCTGGGGATCGGGCTGTTGTTTCCATGGACCGACCTGGGGAAGCCGCTGGACCACTTTGGCCTGCTGTGTGCGCTGGGGGCCGGCGCCTGCTGGGGCATTTACATCGTCGCCGGCAAGCGGGTCGCTCATAGTGCGCCCGGTGGAATCGTGACGGCGCTGGGGATGACGATCGCCCTCGGGCTCGCCTTGCCGTTCGGAGTCGTGAGCGCCGG contains:
- a CDS encoding ABC transporter ATP-binding protein; the encoded protein is MPDTSPATSSGLLERLEVSQLTKTYQGESGPLSILAGIDLSMAPGEAVVITGPSGAGKSTLLYILGLLEPATSGHVRLGTTDPFSLSPPAQAKYRSERVGFIFQDHHLLPQCTVLENVLIPTLATARDAASATKRAEELLERVGLRERMHHAPARLSGGERQRAAVCRALINNPKLLLADEPTGNLDRRTAAVVGTLLLSLAAEQKAMLLCVTHSSELAEKFSRKYELVDGLLKGY
- a CDS encoding EamA family transporter, which produces MTITPRMPGTDPRRASYSSVGVLIAAMFVLQGGAAFAKNLFPLVGPEGGTTLRLAWASLLLCLAWRPWRQRFTTSEWQWLFLYGLSLGGMNLLIYKALDRIPLGVAVAVEFTGPLAVAVLGSRRLLDLVWVALAALGIGLLFPWTDLGKPLDHFGLLCALGAGACWGIYIVAGKRVAHSAPGGIVTALGMTIALGLALPFGVVSAGASLLNWNAIGIAAIVSLLSSVIPYSLEIVALRNLPARTFGILMALEPVVASIMGAIVLQEWLTTLQAGAMSLIIAASVGSTATSEKAAPGPIDPTDNDPEPVLPI